Proteins found in one Pempheris klunzingeri isolate RE-2024b chromosome 6, fPemKlu1.hap1, whole genome shotgun sequence genomic segment:
- the nphs2 gene encoding podocin, with translation MERSSNVTHSHPPKPRTMPRKERERGAMVPPRSHKQRPSRAGRVPEASSVKKERQQKEKPETNEVKVEQEIDVKVKSTVVDIDSVREDEVKEENLGLLETAEQEDGLKRKNLGVFEWLLMVFVLVLVLLFLPLSIWFCVKVVREHERAVIFRLGHLLRGRPRGPGLLFYLPILDVCHKVDIRLKMMKVPLHTVVTKDLVKLELSAVCYYQIENVALCSAALSSLTTVLQTLVQAVVRDSLAQHTFSHILQHRRRIGQQIQAAVDSVACRWGLRVERADIDELSFPVELQQSLMAEAETKRQHQARVKAAEGERDAWEGFRASFRHLHPALVLPLPPDLLSVTPDLSSLPPPPPPAVEGEGDVTETDSPMM, from the exons ATGGAGAGGTCCTCTAACGTCACCCACAGCCACCCTCCAAAACCCAGAACGATGCccaggaaggagagggagaggggagccATGGTGCCTCCCAGAAGTCACAAGCAAAGGCCATCGAGGGCGGGCCGGGTGCCCGAGGCATCATCGGTGAAGAAAGAGAGGCAACAGAAGGAGAAGCCAGAGACAAATGAGGtgaaggtggagcaggagaTAGATGTGAAGGTGAAATCCACTGTGGTGGACATAGACAGCGTGAGAGAGGACGAGGTCAAGGAGGAGAACCTGGGGCTCCTGGAAACAGCGGAGCAGGAGGACG GTCTGAAGCGCAAAAACCTAGGTGTGTTTGAGTGGCTGCTGATGGTTTTCGTCTTGGTTCTggttctcctcttcctccccctttccATCTGGTTCTGTGTCAAA GTAGTGAGGGAGCATGAGAGAGCTGTGATCTTCAGACTGGGTCACCTTCTGCGTGGAAGACCCAGAGGACCag GCCTTCTTTTCTACCTCCCAATCCTTGATGTGTGCCACAAGGTCGACATCCGactgaagatgatgaaggttcCTCTTCACACG GTGGTGACGAAGGATTTGGTGAAGCTGGAGCTGAGTGCAGTGTGTTATTACCAGATAGAGAATGTGGCTCTTTGCAGCGCAGCCCTGTCCAGTCTGACCACAGTGCTGCAGACTCTGGTCCAGGCAGTGGTCAGAGACTCTCTCGCCCAGCACACATTCAGCCACATCCTgcagcacaggaggaggatcGGACAGCAGATACAAGCAGCCGTGGACTCTGTTGCCTGCCGCTGGGGCCTCAGGGTGGAGAGAGCAGATAT AGACGAGCTCAGCTTTCCTGTGGAGTTACAgcagagtctgatggctgaggCTGAGACCAAGAGACAACACCAGGCCAGA GTAAAagcagcagaaggagagagagacgccTGGGAGGGTTTCAGGGCTTCCTTCCGTCACCTCCATCCTGCCCTGGTCCTTCCACTCCCCCCAGATCTCCTCAGCGTGACCCCTGACCTCTCATCCCtgccaccccctcctccccctgctgtggaaggagagggagatgtgacagagacagactcgCCAATGATGTGA